In the Saccharococcus thermophilus genome, TTTTGTCCGCATCCGCGCAACTTGCGTGATGAGCAAATTAAGGCGCTTATTGCAAAAGATGGCATGATCGGCATTAACTTTGTTCCGTATTTTTTAACAAAAGAAAAAGCTTCGATCACTGATGTGCTTCGCCATTTAGAACATGTGTGTTCACTCGGGGGGGCAAGAAACGTTGGATTCGGCTCGGATTTTGATGGAATCGAGGAAACGGTCAGCGGGCTCGATACGGTGCGCGACTACGCCAACCTAGTCAATGAGCTGCAGAAACATTATTCCGAAGAGGAAGTAGAGCGGTTTTTATTCCGCAATTTCTATGACCATTTGCCACAGTGATCGATTGCGGCGGAAATGGTTGAAACATTGGGACGCATGGATCTGGGAAAGGTGTTAAAACGAAAATCATTTATCTGAAAAGTCTAGTGATTTTGTTGGAAAAGTGCTACACTTATAATTGTAATTTTTTGACCGAACTTAAAGGGGTGTAGGAAATGATTCATCAACTTTCATGGAAAGTTGGAGGACAGCAGGGAGAAGGGATCGAAAGTACCGGGGAAATCTTCTCCATTGCGCTAAACCGTCTTGGTTATTATTTATATGGATATCGTCATTTTTCTTCACGGATTAAAGGGGGGCATACGAACAACAAAATTCGTGTCAGTACGACACCGGTTCGCTCGATTGCTGATGATCTTGATATATTAGTAGCGTTTGACCAGGAGTCGATTGATTTTAACTTTCATGAGCTCCGCGACGGCGGAATTGTCATTGCTGATGCGAAGTTTAACCCGACGATTCCGGAAAGCGAGGGCGTTACGCTATATGCCGTTCCGTTTACTGATATTGCGACCAATTTAGGAACATCGTTGATGAAAAACATGGTCGCTGTTGGCGCTTCCAGCGCAGTTCTTGACCTTGATATCAACGTATTTCAAGAAGTAGTACAAGAAATTTTTGGCCGAAAAGGTCAGCAGGTCGTAGACAAGAACATGGAAGCAATTCGAGCAGGCGCTCAATATATGAAGGAACAGCTCGGCGATCGCATGCAAACAATGAAACTGGCAAAAGCAGATGGCAAAAAGCGGATGTTTATGATCGGAAACGATGCGATTGCCTTAGGTGCGCTAGCTGGCGGTGCGCGGTTTATGGCGGCCTATCCGATTACGCCGGCATCGGAAATTATGGAATATTTAATTAAAAAACTTCCGGAACTAGGAGGAGCTGTCATTCAAACGGAAGATGAAATCGCCGCATGTACGATGGCGATTGGTGCAAACTATGCCGGCGCGCGGGCGTTTACAGCATCTGCAGGTCCTGGCCTTTCCTTGATGATGGAGTCGATCGGGCTTGCCGGAATGACAGAAACGCCGCTTGTCATCGTTGATACGCAGCGCGGCGGACCAAGTACAGGATTGCCGACAAAGCAGGAGCAATCGGACTTATTGGCGATGATTTACGGAACACACGGTGAAATTCCAAAAATCGTCATGGCGCCAAGTACGGTCGAAGAAGCGTTTTACGATATGATCGAAGCGTTTAACCTTGCCGAAGAATATCAATGTCCGGTCATCTTCTTGTCTGATTTGCAGCTGTCGCTTGGCAAACAGACGGTTGAGCCTTTAGAATACGATAAAATTGAAATCCGCCGCGGCAAA is a window encoding:
- a CDS encoding 2-oxoacid:acceptor oxidoreductase subunit alpha, with product MIHQLSWKVGGQQGEGIESTGEIFSIALNRLGYYLYGYRHFSSRIKGGHTNNKIRVSTTPVRSIADDLDILVAFDQESIDFNFHELRDGGIVIADAKFNPTIPESEGVTLYAVPFTDIATNLGTSLMKNMVAVGASSAVLDLDINVFQEVVQEIFGRKGQQVVDKNMEAIRAGAQYMKEQLGDRMQTMKLAKADGKKRMFMIGNDAIALGALAGGARFMAAYPITPASEIMEYLIKKLPELGGAVIQTEDEIAACTMAIGANYAGARAFTASAGPGLSLMMESIGLAGMTETPLVIVDTQRGGPSTGLPTKQEQSDLLAMIYGTHGEIPKIVMAPSTVEEAFYDMIEAFNLAEEYQCPVIFLSDLQLSLGKQTVEPLEYDKIEIRRGKLVTGELPPLEKKDDFKRYEITEDGISPRVLPGVPNGIHHVTGVEHAESGRPSEVAGNRKAQMEKRLRKLKHIQFKTPVHKNVKHEEADLLIVGFLSTRGAIEEAIERLEQDGVKVNHAHIRLLHPFPTEEVLPLVEAAKKVVVVEQNATGQLANILKMNVGHAEKMVSVLKYDGNPFLPNEVYTKCKELL